AAATGGACCAGTACCGATAGCATACTGGGTACCATAATCATCGCCAGCTTCTTCTACTGCTTGCTGATTTAACATACCAGTGACAGGGTGAGCAAGGTGGCTGAGCATTGGAGCAAATGGATACTCAGTATGAATTCTGATGGTATAATCGTCAATAACTTCTACATAATCTAGAAATCCAACAATAAATGCGCCATCAGCAGCAGTTTCAGGATCTGCTAATCTTTCTAAGGTAAACTGAGCATCATAAGCATTAAATTCTTCTCCATTATGGAACATAACGCCTTCACGGAGTTTAAATTCCCAGACTAACTCATCGACATGTTCCCATTCAGTTGCTAGTCCTGGTAATAATTCGAGGTCAGTATCCTGATAAACTAAAGTTTCATAAATCTGTGAACGGACTCTAGATGATGGCTGATCATTTTCACCATGAGGGTCTAAAGTTACTGCATCAGCACCCTGTCCGACTGTTAAATTAAATGCCTGTGCCTGAGCACCCAATAAAGCAACTGATAATACTAGAATAAAAGTAATAAAAAGGCTCTTTTTAAACATTAAAATACACTCCTCCATAAGTTTTTTCTACTTCTCAAAATTAATGTTTTCAGACAACCTTACTGAAACTATCCCCCTTTTTGTTAAATTTTTACTTCACAAAAGAAACAAAAAAACATTAAAAAAAGTTAAAATATTATACTATAATATTAGCACAATTGTTTTGCATTGTAAAGAAGAAAAGACATTTAAAATAAATATAACCTTATAGCTCAAGAATTTACAGATGGGTATCCATTAGAATTTTCAAAAAATTAATGACATCTGCAGGGCTATCAAGATAAAAATTGGCCTTAGTATCAAGCTTTTTATCTTCATTTTTAACATAAATATTAATACAGGGTTCTGATAAGATTTCAAATACATCTTCATCAGTTCTATCATCACCGATATATATTGCCATGATATCTGAATCACGATACTTCTTTACTGCATTGCCTTTATTCCAGTCAGCAGGTCTTAATTCAATTACTTTTCGTCCAGAAATGAACTCCCAATTATCATTGAAATTTTGATTTATCAATATCTTATTCAAGGTATGGTAGATAATCTCCTGCAAGTTTGAATTATTTTTTATATGAATTGCATACGAGTTATTTTTCTGCTCTAATTTAACCGGGTAATTTTCATTGATTTCAATGATCTTTTTTAGTAATTTGTCTGGAATGGTTTTCACCTCTGGCCCAATTTTAATTGGTTCATCCTGTTCTGCCGGCAGGAACTCACGGCCATGGAGGCCTATAACAGGAACTATTGGTTTTATAAACTTATTTCTTATATCTAAAGCATTACGCCCGGTGACGATTGCCACCGGAATATTGGTTTTTAAATAATCTCTAATTACTTGATTGGTTTCATCAATTGGATAAGCCTTATCAGGGTTTTCATTAAAGGGAGCCAGTGTGCCGTCATAATCTAAAAATAATTGAAACTTGTTGTTTTTAAGTTTTTCTGGCCACTTTTCAGGTGATAAAGGGTCTAAATATTTGACTTTATTTTTCATAGATATCATTCCAGATTTTAAGGAATTTATCCCTCCACCAGTTTATATCCTGGTTTTTAGCAATTTTGCTCATCTGTTGATATCTGGCTTCTTTAACTTTTTCTTTAGAACTAATAGCCTTAGCAATTGCCTCTGCAGTTGCATCAACATCATATGGATTGGTTAAGACGGCTCCTTCTAATTGGTTGGCAGCTCCAGCAAATTCAGAAAGGATTAGTTGGCCATTTTCTTTTACAGCAATATATTCCTTTGAGACCAGGTTGAGACCATCGATTAATGGTGTTATCAAAGCAGCATCAGCTGCCAGGAAATAAGGGAGTAATTCATCCTGGGGAACAGCGCCTTTATAATAGACAATAGGTTGCCAGTCTGCTGTCTGATATCTTCCATTT
The Halonatronomonas betaini genome window above contains:
- the otsB gene encoding trehalose-phosphatase — encoded protein: MKNKVKYLDPLSPEKWPEKLKNNKFQLFLDYDGTLAPFNENPDKAYPIDETNQVIRDYLKTNIPVAIVTGRNALDIRNKFIKPIVPVIGLHGREFLPAEQDEPIKIGPEVKTIPDKLLKKIIEINENYPVKLEQKNNSYAIHIKNNSNLQEIIYHTLNKILINQNFNDNWEFISGRKVIELRPADWNKGNAVKKYRDSDIMAIYIGDDRTDEDVFEILSEPCINIYVKNEDKKLDTKANFYLDSPADVINFLKILMDTHL